One Primulina tabacum isolate GXHZ01 chromosome 10, ASM2559414v2, whole genome shotgun sequence DNA segment encodes these proteins:
- the LOC142505103 gene encoding formin-like protein 6 codes for MRADYLCDFLILSLVVSFMLQLIIGAEPKIQNFLNEEKTRRILHQPMLPSNSETPPPLPPPPPSQVSPDQDQPFFHELPTGPTVDQGYGSGQNSPSTSANMPAVVSNPVATKPTNSAKKIGIAVSSGILTLVMVSALAFYLFKQRSNQTDESRKLVGGNSRFTNEESRMQPSTFLYIGTVEPSARSLVNETPNHDANGSPYQKLKPGKRSERYRPSPELQPLPPLTKPPLPPSINSPPPMSSSDDESNDTNFYTPQGSSMSNESPGGRHSHRCNNMGQLNQTRPETRIASSSVPHSKRTSPKSRLSESSPDTKPVIIQSIKQSFLPSETSSLGPSQPRKTLSFTPKRAAARFSAPPPPPDMARLQSISNYEQQTSKIPIPPPPPPPPLLAPRKFEPVETNVPLQVSKLVTRLQLKTPSPKASPRIEKLTSVEEESKGSSSSEIHGADDKDGSKPKLKPLHWDKVRATSDRDTVWDHLKFSSFQLNEDAMESLFGFNSANSVPKEGRKLVIPSLDQENRVLDPKKSQNIAILLRALNVTREEVCEALLDGNPEGLGPELLETLVKMAPTKEEEIKLKNYNDEGCKLGSAERFLKSILAIPFAFKRVEAMLYRANFDAEVNYLRKSFQTLEEASEELKKSRLFLKLLETVLKTGNRMNDGTNRGDAQAFKLDTLLKLVDIKGTDGKTTLLHFVVQEIVRSEGAVSDPTSENLPIKTPFREEEFKKKGLQIVSGLSKELRSVKKAAGMDSDVLSSYVSKLETGLEKIRLVLQYEKQSMQGKFYDSMKEFLDEATEEIYRVKSVERKALSVVTEVTEYFHGDAAKEEAHPLRIFLIVRDFLSILDNVCKDVGRMQDRTTIGAGKSFRIPVTAPMPVLNRYNTRRYDRSSDEDSM; via the exons ATGAGAGCCGATTATCTGTGCGATTTCTTGATTTTATCATTGGTCGTCTCTTTTATGCTCCAGTTGATTATAGGGGCAGAACCcaagattcaaaattttcttaatGAAGAGAAAACCAGGAGAATTCTGCACCAACCAATGCTTCCATCCAACTCAGAAACTCCGCCGCCGCTGCCGCCACCACCACCGAGCCAGGTTTCACCAGACCAAGACCAGCCATTCTTCCATGAACTCCCAACTGGTCCAACGGTGGATCAGGGCTACGGATCCGGCCAGAATTCACCATCAACTTCAGCCAACATGCCGGCCGTTGTGTCTAATCCAGTTGCCACGAAGCCAACCAATTCCGCTAAGAAAATTGGAATAGCAGTTTCATCAGGAATTCTAACTCTGGTAATGGTATCTGCGCTTGCCTTCTATTTATTCAAGCAGCGTTCGAATCAGACTGATGAGTCCCGGAAGCTTGTTGGTGGGAATTCAAGATTCACCAATGAAGAATCAAGAATGCAACCATCTACTTTCCTCTACATTGGGACGGTGGAGCCATCTGCAAGAAGTTTGGTAAATGAGACCCCTAATCATGATGCAAATGGCTCACCATATCAAAAGTTGAAGCCCGGAAAAAGATCGGAACGGTACCGGCCTAGTCCCGAACTTCAGCCTCTGCCACCATTAACCAAGCCACCGCTGCCGCCGAGTATAAATTCACCTCCACCAATGTCTTCATCAGACGATGAGAGTAATGACACCAATTTTTACACACCACAAGGATCATCTATGAGCAACGAGTCTCCGGGTGGGCGCCACAGCCACCGGTGTAACAATATGGGCCAACTAAACCAGACTAGACCAGAAACTCGTATTGCTAGTTCTTCGGTCCCTCATTCCAAGAGAACATCACCGAAATCTCGTTTATCAGAATCATCCCCAGACACAAAGCCCGTGATTATACAATCAATAAAGCAATCTTTTCTACCATCTGAAACTTCTTCCTTGGGGCCATCGCAGCCAAGGAAAACACTGTCATTTACTCCTAAAAGGGCAGCAGCTAGATTCTCggcaccacctccaccaccggaTATGGCACGGCTTCAATCAATAAGCAATTATGAGCAACAAACATCGAAAATACCAATTCCTCCCCCTCCGCCTCCACCGCCTTTGCTGGCACCAAGAAAATTCGAACCCGTGGAAACAAATGTGCCTTTACAAGTCTCCAAACTGGTAACAAGGCTACAGTTAAAGACTCCCAGTCCGAAAGCATCCCCAAGGATTGAGAAATTAACCTCCGTTGAAGAAGAGAGTAAAGGTTCCAGTTCATCAGAGATACATGGTGCTGATGACAAAGATGGGTCGAAGCCCAAGTTGAAACCTTTGCATTGGGACAAAGTGCGAGCCACTTCGGACAGGGACACGGTTTGGGACCATTTAAAGTTTAGTTCATTCCA GTTGAATGAGGACGCAATGGAATCTCTTTTCGGATTTAATTCAGCTAATTCGGTTCCTAAAGAGGGAAGGAAGTTGGTGATCCCTTCTTTGGATCAGGAGAACAGAGTGCTGGATCCAAAGAAATCCCAGAACATAGCCATTTTATTGCGAGCATTGAACGTGACAAGAGAAGAAGTTTGTGAAGCACTTTTAGATG GAAATCCAGAGGGATTGGGTCCAGAGCTTTTGGAAACATTAGTGAAGATGGCGCCAACCAAAGAGGAagaaataaaacttaaaaactACAATGATGAAGGCTGTAAGTTGGGATCCGCAGAGAGATTCCTCAAGTCAATACTCGCTATCCCGTTTGCCTTTAAAAGAGTAGAAGCCATGCTATATAGAGCAAACTTTGATGCAGAAGTGAATTACTTGCGAAAATCTTTTCAAACTCTAGAG GAGGCGAGTGAGGAATTGAAGAAGAGCCGCCTATTTCTTAAGCTGCTTGAAACTGTTTTAAAGACAGGAAACCGCATGAACGATGGCACTAACCGTGGTGATGCTCAGGCTTTTAAACTGGACACTCTATTAAAATTAGTGGACATAAAGGGAACGGATGGAAAAACAACCTTACTTCACTTTGTCGTCCAAGAGATAGTCAGGTCCGAAGGAGCAGTTTCCGACCCCACAAGTGAAAATCTGCCTATCAAAACCCCATTTCGAGAAGAAGAGTTCAAGAAAAAGGGATTGCAGATCGTATCTGGGTTAAGTAAAGAACTTAGAAGTGTGAAAAAGGCAGCAGGAATGGACTCGGATGTATTGAGCAGCTACGTCTCCAAACTGGAAACGGGACTTGAGAAGATCAGATTGGTTCTTCAATACGAGAAACAGAGCATGCAAGGTAAATTCTATGATTCGATGAAAGAGTTTCTTGATGAAGCTACCGAGGAAATATATCGGGTTAAGTCTGTAGAAAGAAAAGCCCTGTCCGTCGTGACTGAGGTAACCGAGTATTTCCATGGAGATGCTGCAAAAGAGGAGGCTCATCCACTAAGGATTTTCCTGATCGTACGAGATTTTCTCTCCATATTAGACAATGTATGCAAAGATGTAGGCAGAATGCAGGATAGAACTACAATCGGCGCAGGTAAATCATTCAGAATACCTGTAACTGCACCAATGCCAGTCCTTAACAGATACAACACGCGGAGGTACGATAGAAGTTCTGATGAAGATAGCATGTAA